The Zalophus californianus isolate mZalCal1 chromosome 7, mZalCal1.pri.v2, whole genome shotgun sequence genome includes a region encoding these proteins:
- the LOC113928047 gene encoding LOW QUALITY PROTEIN: olfactory receptor 2J3 (The sequence of the model RefSeq protein was modified relative to this genomic sequence to represent the inferred CDS: inserted 1 base in 1 codon), with the protein MNDDGXNASSEGYFVLLGFSNWPHLEVVLFVVILMFYLMTLVGNLFIMILSYLDAHLHTPMYFFLSNLSFLDLCYTTSSIPQMLVNLWGPVKTISYTGCMIQLYFSLALGTTECVLLVVMSYDRYAAVCRPLHYAVLMNPRFCHLLALASWVSGFTNSALHSSFTFWVPLCGHHQVDHFFCEVPALLRLSCVDTRVNELTLLIMSSIFVLIPLIFILSSYGAIARAVLRMQSTTGLQRAFGTCGAHLMVVSLFFIPAMCIYLQPPSGKSQDQGKFIALFYTVVTPSLNPLIYTLRNKDVRRAVWRLIGKKRPLHS; encoded by the exons atgaatgatgaTG AAAATGCAAGTTCTGAAGGCTACTTTGTTCTACTGGGTTTTTCCAATTGGCCTCATCTGGAAGTAGTTCTCTTTGTGGTTATCTTGATGTTCTACTTGATGACGTTGGTAGGCAACCTGTTTATCATGATCTTGTCATACCTGGATGCCCATCTCCACActcccatgtacttcttcctctcaAACCTCTCTTTTCTGGATCTCTGCTACACCACCAGCTCCATCCCTCAGATGCTGGTCAACCTCTGGGGCCCAGTAAAGACCATCTCTTACACTGGTTGCATGATTCAACTTTACTTTTCCCTTGCACTGGGAACGACAGAGTGTGTCCTCCTGGTGGTGATGTCCTATGACCGTTATGCAGCTGTCTGTAGACCCTTGCATTATGCTGTCCTCATGAACCCTCGTTTCTGCCACCTGTTGGCTCTGGCTTCCTGGGTCAGTGGCTTTACCAACTCAGCACTTCATTCTTCCTTTACCTTCTGGGTACCCCTATGTGGACATCACCAAGTGGACCATTTCTTCTGTGAAGTTCCAGCACTGCTGCGGTTATCGTGTGTTGATACCCGTGTTAATGAGCTGACTCTCCTGATCATGAGCTCCATTTTTGTTCTCATACCACTCATCTTCATTCTCAGCTCATATGGTGCCATTGCCCGGGCTGTGCTGAGGATGCAGTCAACCACAGGACTTCAGAGAGCCTTTGGGACATGTGGAGCCCATCTTATGGTTGTGTCCCTCTTTTTCATTCCAGCCATGTGCATATATCTGCAGCCACCATCAGGAAAGTCTCAAGATCAAGGCAAGTTCATTGCCCTCTTTTATACTGTTGTCACCCCTAGCCTCAACCCTCTAATCTATACCCTGAGAAACAAAGATGTAAGACGGGCAGTATGGAGACTCATTGGGAAGAAGAGGCCCTTACACTCATGA